Proteins encoded by one window of Cannabis sativa cultivar Pink pepper isolate KNU-18-1 chromosome 4, ASM2916894v1, whole genome shotgun sequence:
- the LOC133037473 gene encoding ATP synthase subunit alpha, chloroplastic: MVTIRADEISNIIRERIEQYNREVKILNTGTVLQVGDGIARIYGLDEVMAGELVEFEEGTIGIALNLESSNVGVVLMGDGLLIQEGSSVKATGRIAQIPVSEAFLGRVVNALAKPIDGRGEISTSESRLIESPAPGIISRRSVYEPLQTGLIAIDSMIPIGRGQRELIIGDRQTGKTAVATDTILNQQGQNVICVYVAIGQKASSVAQVVTALQERGAMEYTIVVAETADSPATLQYLAPYTGAALAEFFMYREQHTSIIYDDPSKQAQAYRQMSLLLRRPPGREAYPGDVFYLHSRLLERAAKSSSSLGEGSMTALPIVETQSGDVSAYIPTNVISITDGQIFLSADLFNAGIRPAINVGISVSRVGSAAQIKAMKQVAGKLKLELAQFAELEAFAQFASDLDKATQNQLARGQRLRELLKQSQSAPLSVEEQIITIYTGTNGYLDSLEIGQVRKFLLELRNYLKTNKPQFQEIISSTKTFTEEAEALLKQAIQEQMERFLLQEQV; this comes from the coding sequence ATGGTAACCATCCGAGCCGATGAAATTAGTAATATTATCCGTGAACGTATTGAACAATATAATAGAGAAGTAAAGATTTTAAATACCGGTACCGTACTTCAAGTAGGCGATGGTATTGCTCGTATTTATGGTCTTGATGAAGTAATGGCAGGTGAATTAGTAGAATTTGAAGAGGGTACCATAGGCATTGCTCTGAATTTGGAATCAAGCAATGTCGGTGTTGTATTAATGGGTGACGGTTTGCTGATACAAGAAGGGAGTTCTGTAAAAGCAACAGGACGAATTGCTCAGATACCGGTAAGTGAGGCTTTTTTGGGTCGTGTTGTAAATGCGCTGGCTAAACCTATTGATGGTCGAGGTGAAATTTCAACTTCTGAATCTCGTTTAATTGAATCTCCCGCTCCGGGTATTATTTCGAGACGTTCCGTATATGAGCCTCTTCAAACAGGACTTATTGCTATTGATTCTATGATACCTATAGGACGTGGTCAGCGAGAATTAATTATTGGGGACAGACAGACTGGGAAAACAGCAGTAGCTACAGATACGATTCTCAACCAACAAGGGCAAAATGTAATATGCGTTTATGTAGCTATTGGTCAAAAAGCATCTTCTGTGGCTCAGGTGGTGACTGCTTTACAGGAAAGGGGAGCTATGGAATACACTATTGTGGTAGCTGAAACGGCGGATTCTCCGGCCACATTACAATACCTCGCTCCTTACACAGGAGCAGCTCTTGCTGAATTTTTTATGTACCGTGAACAACACACTTCAATCATTTATGACGACCCCTCCAAACAAGCACAGGCTTATCGCCAAATGTCTCTTTTATTACGAAGACCACCGGGCCGCGAAGCTTATCCCGGAGATGTTTTTTATTTGCATTCACGCCTTTTGGAAAGAGCTGCTAAATCAAGTTCTAGTTTAGGTGAAGGAAGTATGACTGCTTTACCAATAGTTGAGACCCAATCGGGAGATGTTTCAGCTTATATTCCTACTAATGTAATTTCGATTACAGATGGACAAATATTCTTATCCGCCGATCTGTTCAATGCTGGAATCCGCCCTGCTATTAATGTGGGCATTTCGGTTTCCAGAGTAGGATCCGCGGCTCAAATTAAAGCCATGAAACAAGTAGCCGGCAAATTAAAATTAGAATTGGCACAATTCGCAGAATTAGAAGCCTTTGCACAATTTGCCTCTGATCTCGATAAAGCTACTCAGAATCAATTGGCAAGAGGTCAACGATTACGTGAATTACTCAAACAATCTCAATCAGCCCCTCTTTCGGTGGAAGAACAGATAATCACTATTTATACCGGAACGAACGGTTATCTTGATTCATTAGAAATTGGCCAGGTAAGGAAATTTCTGCTTGAGTTACGGAATTATTTAAAAACGAATAAACCTCAATTCCAAGAAATCATATCTTCTACCAAGACATTTACTGAAGAAGCAGAAGCCCTTTTGAAACAAGCGATTCAAGAACAAATGGAGCGTTTTCTACTTCAAGAACAAGTCTAA
- the LOC133037477 gene encoding ATP synthase subunit a, chloroplastic encodes MNFLLCSINTLKVLYDISGVEVGQHFYWQIGGFQVHAQVLITSWVVIAILLGSAILAVRNPQTIPTDGQNFFEYVLEFIRDVSKTQIGEEYGPWVPFIGTLFLFIFVSNWSGALLPWKIIELPHGELAAPTNDINTTVALALLTSVAYFYAGLSKKGLGYFGKYIQPTPILLPINILEDFTKPLSLSFRLFGNILADELVVVVLVSLVPLVVPIPVMFLGLFTSGIQALIFATLAAAYIGESMEGHH; translated from the coding sequence atgaattttttattatgttccATCAACACACTAAAAGTGTTATACGATATATCCGGCGTGGAAGTAGGCCAGCATTTTTATTGGCAAATAGGAGGTTTTCAAGTCCATGCCCAAGTACTTATTACTTCTTGGGTTGTAATTGCTATCTTATTAGGTTCGGCCATTCTAGCTGTTCGTAATCCACAAACTATTCCTACAGACGGTCAGAATTTTTTTGAATATGTTCTTGAATTCATTCGAGACGTGAGCAAAACTCAGATTGGAGAAGAATATGGCCCATGGGTTCCATTTATTGGAActctgtttttatttatttttgtttcgaATTGGTCAGGGGCTCTTTTACCTTGGAAAATCATAGAGTTACCTCATGGTGAGTTAGCCGCACCCACAAATGATATAAATACTACCGTTGCTTTAGCTTTACTCACGTCAGTAGCATATTTCTATGCGGGCCTTAGCAAAAAAGGATTGGGGTATTTTGGTAAATACATTCAACCAACTCCAATCCTTTTACCCATTAACATCTTAGAAGATTTCACAAAACCCTTATCACTTAGTTTTCGACTTTTCGGAAATATATTAGCTGATGAATTAGTAGTTGTTGTTCTTGTTTCTTTAGTACCTTTAGTGGTTCCTATACCTGTCATGTTCCTGGGATTATTTACAAGTGGTATTCAAGCTCTTATTTTTGCAACTTTAGCTGCGGCTTATATAGGAGAATCCATGGAAGGTCATCATTGA
- the LOC133037478 gene encoding small ribosomal subunit protein uS2c: MTRRYWNINLEEMMEAGVHFGHGTKKWNPRMAPYISAKRKGIHIINLTRTARFLSEACDLVFDAASRGKQFLIVGTKNKAADSVAGAAIKARCHYVNKKWLGGMLTNWYTTETRLHKFRDLRTEQKTGRLNRLPKRDAAVLKRQLSHLQTYLGGIKYMTGLPDIVIIVDQQEEYTALRECITLGIPTICLIDTNCDPDLADISIPANDDAIASIRLILNKLVFAICEGRSSYIRNS; the protein is encoded by the coding sequence ATGACAAGAAgatattggaacatcaatttggAAGAGATGATGGAAGCAGGAGTACATTTTGGTCATGGTACTAAGAAATGGAATCCTAGAATGGCACCTTATATATCTGCAAAGCGTAAAGGTATTCATATTATAAATCTTACTAGAACAGCTCGGTTTTTATCAGAAGCTTGTGATTTAGTTTTTGATGCAGCAAGTAGGGGAAAACAATTCTTAATTGTTGGTACCAAAAATAAAGCAGCTGATTCAGTAGCCGGGGCAGCAATAAAGGCTCGGTGTCATTATGTTAATAAAAAATGGCTTGGTGGTATGTTAACGAATTGGTATACTACAGAAACGAGGCTTCATAAGTTCAGAGACTTGAGAACGGAACAAAAGACGGGCAGACTCAACCGTCTTCCGAAAAGAGATGCGGCTGTGTTGAAGAGACAACTATCTCATTTGCAAACATATTTGGGCGGGATTAAATATATGACGGGGTTACCTGATATTGTAATAATTGTTGATCAGCAAGAAGAATATACGGCTCTTCGAGAATGTATCACTTTGGGAATTCCAACGATTTGTTTAATCGATACAAATTGTGACCCGGATTTAGCAGATATTTCGATTCCAGCGAATGATGACGCTATAGCTTCAATCCGATTAATTCTTAACAAATTAGTATTTGCGATTTGTGAGGGTCGTTCTAGCTATATACGAAATTCTTGA
- the LOC133037469 gene encoding LOW QUALITY PROTEIN: DNA-directed RNA polymerase subunit beta''-like (The sequence of the model RefSeq protein was modified relative to this genomic sequence to represent the inferred CDS: inserted 3 bases in 2 codons; deleted 2 bases in 1 codon) translates to MEVLMAERAGLVFHNKVIDGTAIKRLISRLIDHFGMAYTSHILDQVKTLGFRQATATSISLGIDDLLTIPSKGWLVQDAEQQSLILEKHHHYGNVHAVEKLRQSIEIWYATSEYLRQEMNPNFRMTDPFNPVHMMSFSGARGNASQVHQLVGMRGLMSDPQGQMIDLPIQSNLREGLSLTEYIISCYGARKGVVDTAVRTSDAGYLTRRLVEVVQHIVVRRTDCGNIRGISVSSRNGMMSERIFIQTLIGRVLADDIYIGPRCIAVRNQDIGIGLVNRFITFQTQPISIRTPFTCKSTSWICRLCYGRSPTHGDLVELGEAVGIIAGQSIGEPGTQLTLRTFHTGGVFTGGTAEHVRAPSNGKIKFNEDLAHPTRTRHGHPAFLCSIDLDVIIESEDIIHNVTIPPKSLILVQNDQYVESEQVIAEIRARTSTFNFKEKVRKHIYSDSEGEMHWSTDVYHAPDFTYSNVHLLPKTSHLWILSGSSYRSSVVPFSIHKDQDQTNVYFLSAEGKNISSRSVNTVNNDQGKGKFFSSDFSGKKESTIPDYSEFNRIIDRDHWNLIFPSILHKNYDLFLLAKRRRNRFIIPFQWIQERENELMLRSSISIEIPINGVFRKNSILAYFDDPQYRRKSSGITKYGAIGLHSIFKKEDLIEYVGIKELKPKYQTKVDRFFFIPEEVHILPESSSIMVRNNSIIGINTQITLNTRSRVGGLVRVEKXKRIELKIFSGEIQFPVEMDKIFRHSGILIPPGRVKKKXKESKKLKNWIYVQWITPTKKKYFVLVRPVIIYEIADGINLETLFPQDLLQEKDNLELRVVNYILYGNGKPILGISGTSIQLVRTCLMLNWDQDNKSSSSEEAHVYFVEVSTTGLIRDFLRINLAKSNICYIRKRNDPLGSGLISDNRSDCTNPFYSIYSKEKIQQSLRQNQGTIHTLLNRSKESQSLIILSSSNCFQMSPFKDVQYSNGIKESIKVEPLIPIRNSLGPLGTSSQIENFYYLLKTHNQISVTKYLQLDNFTQPFQVLQYYLMDENGIVYNSDPCSNTRLNPFNLNWHFFHNNYDNNLSKKSPIISLGRFFCENVCIVKHGPHLKSGQVIIVQIDSVVIRLAKPYLATPGATVHGHYGEKLSEGDTLVTFIYEKSRSGDITQGLPKVEQVLEVRSIDSISMNLEKRVEGWNDLLTRILGIPWGFLIGAELTIVQSRISLVNKIQKVYRSQGVQIHNRHIEIIVRQITSKVVVSEDGMSNVFLPGELIGLLRAERTGRALEEAICYRAILLGITKASLNTQSFISEASFQETARVLAKAALRGRIDWLKGLKENVVLGGMIPVGTGFKGLVHCSRKHNNIPLEPKNKNLFEWEMRDILFHHRELFSFCISKNVQDTSEQSFIGFNDS, encoded by the exons ATGGAGGTACTTATGGCAGAACGGGCCGGTCTGGTCTTTCACAATAAAGTGATAGATGGAACTGCCATTAAACGACTTATTAGTAGATTAATAGATCATTTCGGAATGGCATATACATCCCACATCCTGGATCAAGTAAAGACTCTGGGGTTCCGGCAAGCGACTGCTACATCTATTTCATTAGGAATTGATGATCTTTTAACAATACCTTCTAAGGGATGGCTAGTTCAAGATGCTGAACAACAAAGTTTGATTTTGGAAAAACACCATCATTATGGAAATGTACATGCGGTCGAAAAATTACGACAATCTATTGAGATATGGTATGCTACAAGTGAATATTTGCGACAAGAAATGAATCCTAATTTTCGGATGACTGATCCTTTTAATCCAGTTCATATGATGTCCTTTTCGGGAGCTAGAGGAAATGCATCTCAAGTACACCAATTAGTAGGTATGAGAGGATTAATGTCGGATCCACAAGGACAAATGATTGATTTACCTATTCAAAGCAATTTACGAGAAGGACTGTCTTTAACAGAATATATCATTTCTTGTTACGGAGCCCGCAAAGGAGTTGTGGATACTGCTGTACGAACATCGGATGCTGGATATCTTACACGCAGACTTGTTGAAGTAGTTCAACACATTGTTGTACGTAGAACAGACTGTGGCAACATCCGAGGGATTTCTGTGAGTTCTCGAAATGGGATGATGTCGGAAAGAATTTTTATCCAAACATTGATTGGCCGTGTATTAGCGGACGATATATATATAGGACCACGGTGCATTGCCGTTCGAAATCAAGATATTGGTATTGGACTTGTCAATCGATTCATAACTTTTCAAACACAACCCATCTCTATCCGAACTCCCTTTACGTGTAAAAGTACGTCTTGGATCTGCCGATTATGTTATGGTCGGAGCCCTACTCATGGCGACCTCGTCGAATTGGGAGAAGCTGTAGGTATTATTGCGGGTCAATCTATTGGGGAACCGGGCACTCAACTAACATTAAGAACTTTTCATACCGGTGGAGTATTCACCGGAGGTACTGCCGAACATGTACGAGCCCCTTCTAATGGAAAAATCAAATTCAATGAGGATTTGGCTCATCCCACACGTACACGTCATGGGCATCCCGCTTTTCTATGTTCTATAGACTTGGATGTAATTATTGAGAGTGAAGATATTATCCACAACGTGACTATTCCACCAAAAAGTTTGATTTTAGTTCAAAACGATCAATATGTAGAATCAGAACAAGTGATTGCTGAGATTCGCGCAAGAACATCCACTTTTAATTTTAAAGAGAAGGTTCGAAAACATATTTATTCTGACTCCGAGGGAGAGATGCACTGGAGTACCGATGTATATCATGCACCAGATTTTACGTATAGTAATGTGCATCTTTTACCAAAAACAAGTCATTTATGGATATTATCAGGAAGCTCGTACCGATCCAGTGTAGTCCCTTTTTCAATCCATAAAGATCAAGATCAAACGAATGTTTATTTTCTTTCGGCCGAAGGAAAAAATATTTCTAGCCGTTCAGTAAATACAGTAAATAATGATCAAGGGAAAGGGAAATTCTTTAGTTCAGATTTTTCTGGTAAAAAAGAAAGCACTATTCCTGATTATTCAGAATTTAATCGAATTATAGATAGGGATCATTGGAATTTAATATTCCCCTCTATTCTCCATAAAaattatgatttatttttattggcaAAGAGGAGAAGAAATAGATTCATCATTCCATTCCAATGGATTCAAGAACGAGAGAACGAACTAATGCTCCGTTCCAGTATTTCGATTGAAATACCGATAAATGGTGTTTTTCGGAAAAATAGTATTCTTGCTTATTTTGATGATCCTCAATACAGAAGAAAGAGTTCCGGAATTACTAAATATGGGGCTATAGGTTTGCATTCAATCTTCAAAAAAGAGGATTTAATTGAGTATGTAGGAATCAAAGAACTTAAGCCAAAATACCAAACGAAAGTAGATCGATTTTTTTTCATTCCCGAGGAAGTGCATATTTTACCCGAATCTTCTTCCATAATGGTACGAAACAATAGTATTATTGGAATAAATACACAAATCACTTTAAATACAAGAAGCCGAGTAGGCGGATTGGTCCGAGTGGAGAA AAAAAGGATTGAACTTAAAATCTTTTCTGGGGAGATCCAGTTTCCTGTAGAGATGGATAAGATATTTCGCCACAGTGGCATCTTGATACCACCGGGaagggtaaaaaaaa ttaaggaatccaaaaaattgaaaaattggatcTATGTCCAATGGATCACACCTaccaagaaaaaatattttgttttggtTCGACCCGTAATCATATATGAAATAGCGGACGGTATAAATTTAGAAACACTTTTTCCACAGGATTTGTTGCAGGAAAAGGATAATCTAGAACTTAGAGTTGTAAATTATATTCTTTATGGAAATGGCAAACCCATTTTGGGAATTTCTGGAACTAGTATTCAATTAGTTCGGACTTGTTTAATGTTGAACTGGGATCAAGACAACAAAAGTTCTTCTAGCGAAGAAGCCCACGTTTACTTTGTTGAAGTAAGTACAACTGGTCTGATTCGCGATTTCCTAAGAATCAACTTAGCGAAATCCAATATTTGCTATATCAGAAAAAGAAATGATCCGTTAGGTTCAGGATTGATCTCTGATAATAGGTCAGATTGTACCAATccattttattctatttattccAAGGAAAAGATTCAACAATCACTTAGACAAAATCAAGGAACTATTCATACGTTGTTGAATAGAAGTAAGGAATCTCAATCTTTGATAATTTTGTCATCATCTAATTGTTTTCAAATGAGTCCATTCAAGGATGTACAATATTCCAATGGGATAAAAGAATCAATTAAAGTAGAACCTCTAATTCCAATTAGGAATTCGTTAGGCCCTTTAGGAACATCCTCTCAAATTGAGAACTTTTATTACCTTTTAAAAACTCATAATCAGATCTCGGTAACTAAATATTTGCAACTTGACAATTTCACACAGCCTTTTCAAGTActtcaatattatttaatggaCGAAAACGGGATAGTTTATAATTCCGATCCATGCAGTAACACTCGTTTGAATCCATTCAACTTGAATTggcatttttttcataataattatgATAATAAT TTATCAAAAAAATCCCCAATAATTAGCCTTGGGCGGTTTTTTTGTGAAAATGTATGTATAGTCAAACATGGACCGCACCTAAAATCGGGTCAAGTTATAATTGTTCAAATCGACTCTGTAGTAATAAGATTGGCGAAGCCCTATTTAGCCACTCCAGGAGCAACTGTTCATGGCCATTATGGAGAAAAACTTTCCGAAGGAGATACATTAGTTAcatttatatatgaaaaatcGAGATCTGGTGATATAACGCAGGGTCTTCCAAAAGTGGaacaagtgttagaagttcgttCGATTGATTCAATATCAATGAACCTAGAAAAGAGAGTTGAGGGTTGGAACGACCTTCTAACAAGAATTCTTGGAATTCCTTGGGGGTTCTTGATTGGTGCTGAGCTAACTATAGTGCAAAGTCGTATCTCTTTGGTTAATAAGATCCAAAAGGTTTATCGATCCCAGGGTGTGCAGATCCATAATAGACATATAGAAATTATTGTCCGTCAAATAACATCAAAAGTGGTGGTTTCAGAAGATGGAATGTCTAATGTTTTTTTACCCGGAGAACTTATTGGATTGTTGCGAGCGGAACGAACGGGGCGTGCTTTGGAAGAAGCAATTTGTTACCGAGCTATATTATTGGGAATAACGAAAGCATCTCTAAATACTCAAAGTTTCATATCCGAAGCGAGTTTTCAAGAAACTGCTCGCGTTTTAGCAAAAGCCGCGTTACGCGGTCGTATCGATTGGTTGAAAGGTCTGaaagaaaatgttgttctaGGGGGGATGATACCCGTTGGTACCGGATTCAAAGGATTAGTGCACTGTTCAAGGAAGCATAATAACATTCCTTTGGAAcccaaaaataagaatttatttGAGTGGGAAATGAGAGATATTTTATTCCACCACAgagaattattttctttttgtatttCAAAGAATGTACAGGATACATCAGAACAATCATTTATAGGATTTAATGATTCCTAA